The SAR324 cluster bacterium genome contains the following window.
GGCGATATATGTTGTCAGTTTGCCCTTGGCAAATGTCACTCGACTATAGTGACCACCTGCAACGCCTTCATACCCGTCCAGAATCTCAAAGTCTTCCGGCCCTATTTCATAGACAACCCCTTCCACCACATTTTTTCCAGAGGGGATGATGTTGGCATACCCCTCTCCAGTGAGGGATCCTACCTTGTTGAACACCAACCTGTACCCGTTGAGGGTAAGCGGGGACGCTCCCCCTATTTTGATGCCTCGGCTCCTCATACGAGCCATGTCCATATTGGAGCCATACGCAAAATACAACATATCACCTCTCCTTCAGAATTGTTAACAGCCCAAGACTTTCAATGTCTTCCAAAAAGTCTAAAAAAGATGAGTTTCTGATGATCCGCTCCTTGGTTATCAGCACTCGATGCCTCACGGCATCCATGTATTCGATCTTGGACGGTTCCACCATCCAAGCAGTTTTTCTCAATCCGTTCACTACCTCCGCTGGCGTCCCTTCCAGTTCAAAGGGACGCCTGTCATTCACTATCACCTTCATGCGACCCTCCTTACTTCTTGAACTCGGTTTTTGTAATAACCTTTGATCTCGTCTGACAGATTCAAAGCTTTGAAAAACTCGCCGAAGGTTCCGGCTTTCGTGTTGCGTACTGATGACCCATACCCATAATCTTTATGTGGATTATGGCTCATTTCTACCATGGCCTGAGTGACTTTGATCCAGTTTGCTATTTTATCAAAATCCATTGTGCCACTATGATGTCGGAACTCTACCGTTCCGTGCCTCAGGAAGGATTCCACGTTCAGTTTAACATATCTGGTACCGATCATGGATTTGATGCCCACATAATTCGTTTGCTGATTCACTTTTTCACAAAGCCCACCCAAAGTCCCTATCACTGCGGAGCGACAATAGGTATTGTTATTTTTCCTTCTGGACTCCGGCATGAATGAATCAAGAACGTCTTCAAATTTTGCATACGCCTTAACCAACCTCTTCCAGTTGCCAAATTTGAAGTCTCTTGCATCGTGGTGAACATGCAGGCCGCATGAGCGGTTGATAGTGCATCCAGCCTCACCAAGCACCCTACAGACAATCTCGATCTGTCGGAGACCTTCTTCACCGCTCAGAACTGGACTCACTACTTCAGTGGAGTATCCAGAACCCATCACTGAGCCGTCATTTACGATCTTCCAACAA
Protein-coding sequences here:
- a CDS encoding amidoligase family protein, which produces METSRTYGIEIECLSTLSHQALAALITEAGVPCQQQGYNHNTTTCWKIVNDGSVMGSGYSTEVVSPVLSGEEGLRQIEIVCRVLGEAGCTINRSCGLHVHHDARDFKFGNWKRLVKAYAKFEDVLDSFMPESRRKNNNTYCRSAVIGTLGGLCEKVNQQTNYVGIKSMIGTRYVKLNVESFLRHGTVEFRHHSGTMDFDKIANWIKVTQAMVEMSHNPHKDYGYGSSVRNTKAGTFGEFFKALNLSDEIKGYYKNRVQEVRRVA
- a CDS encoding gamma-glutamylcyclotransferase, with amino-acid sequence MLYFAYGSNMDMARMRSRGIKIGGASPLTLNGYRLVFNKVGSLTGEGYANIIPSGKNVVEGVVYEIGPEDFEILDGYEGVAGGHYSRVTFAKGKLTTYIANFTEYGLKPSREYLEHLLAGEPFLSQEYYSWLKQTPTLKVGWDHDRNHGRYEQAGLWWKKKRYDGVAF